A genomic window from Salvelinus namaycush isolate Seneca chromosome 5, SaNama_1.0, whole genome shotgun sequence includes:
- the LOC120048396 gene encoding uncharacterized protein LOC120048396 isoform X3 has product MNKETVVIILQAMEKVCSFSATINPLFDIVTAVVKVTKNLVAKDLTQDLDTQQLGHIHAKLESISKTNQQILKQIHLNEVNEKYSKYEEYIKHQYTALNTMVEQFKNHPEGRERYMKDFQEVYERDKDTLALDTYYSSVVKENKTFEQRGLLEVYLEHYKQNRDVMEKKCSQLSNVFRMGLMTLMAYTVVTEDDEVEVREKWAPRVKKIQAKMDEALAQCEGN; this is encoded by the coding sequence ATGAACAAGGAGACAGTGGTCATAATCCTACAAGCCATGGAGAAAGTCTGCTCCTTCTCCGCCACCATCAACCCACTCTTCGACATAGTCACTGCAGTGGTGAAGGTGACAAAGAACCTGGTCGCCAAAGACCTCACCCAAGACCTGGACACCCAACAATTGGGCCACATCCACGCCAAGCTGGAAAGCATCTCCAAGACAAACCAACAGATTCTGAAGCAGATTCACCTGAACGAGGTCAATGAGAAGTACAGCAAGTATGAGGAGTATATCAAGCACCAGTACACCGCCCTCAACACCATGGTGGAACAGTTCAAAAACCACCCTGAGGGAAGAGAGCGCTACATGAAAGATTTCCAGGAAGTCTATGAGAGAGACAAGGATACCCTTGCTCTAGACACATACTACAGCAGTGTCGTAAAAGAGAATAAAACTTTTGAACAAAGGGGTTTGCTGGAGGTGTACCTAGAGCACTACAAGCAAAACCGAGATGTCATGGAGAAAAAGTGTTCCCAACTGTCTAATGTCTTTCGCATGGGCCTGATGACACTAATGGCATATACGGTGGTCACAGAGGATGATGAGGTTGAAGTCAGGGAGAAATGGGCCCCCAGGGTGAAGAAAATTCAGGCCAAGATGGATGAGGCGCTGGCCCAGTGTGAGGGGAACTGA